The DNA region GACTGACCCCAGGCAGCTCGACGAGGTGCGCTCAGTCTCAGAATATGTGCAGCCTCTGATGGACCTCCTCAAGTCCCTCCCTGGAGATGAGAAGGTGGTCCTCGTTGGACACAGCTATGGCGGCCTTCCCATAGCCCTTGCCATGGAGAGGTTCCCAGAGAAGGTCTCGGTTGCGGTCTTCCTGTCGGCTTACATGCCGAGCTGCTCATCTCCACCAGGACTTGTCATCCAAGAAGTACGCTACCATCCTATCATCATATACACTTTATTTACTTTCGAAGAAATTATATCTACCGACACCGCACAAATACGAGAGATAGAAAACACTTTTTGAAAGGGTGTATAACAGAACATCCCACGATATATGCATTACAAATATTCTTTGACAGTACTTCACGAGGAACAGCGCATCATCGTTCTTGGACAGCAAGTTCGATTTGGATGACGGGATGCAGAATCCGCCTACGTCGGCCATATTTGGCCCAGGGTATATGACAAAGAAGCTTTATGCAGGCTGCCCACCAGAGGCAAGTTCTTCATTTcgttttcccatttttttttgaaaaaaaaaatttagttgaAAAGGATGGAAGCACAAAAGACATTTGCAAGAACATTATCTCTTTCCGACAGATTTTCTCATGGTATTTATTGTACTACAATTGTCATCCAGAAGATCTGActtcatacatacatacatatatatatgagaaggCATAGTGTAGTATAGACTATCGTATAGAATAAAAGATTTCAGATTCAATTCTCAATTATATGtcatttatttagatttagattttattttcttatatatttggatcatgaattttcttataaccaaaaacatattttatataatatatacatataacatatttacctaatatatatataatatatatttttttttcggtgtatcTTCTTTGGATTACATATCTAATCCAATTTAACATATATACTTTGTTCGGttattttctttcctcttgATGGTTCCGGCTATCAAAAAGCCACTTatcacttcttcttcttcttctttttttcttttgtgtcATCTTAAGCTGACTCCGTTTTGTATCGAGCAACAGACATGTAAAACATTGTTTAATTTGGTGCTCCGTGCTCGAATGGCATGTGCTGTGAAGTATATTTATAGCTGTTATTATATATGGTGCAGGATCTTGAACTAGCAAAGATGTTGATAAGGCCGACGAGGCTGTTCACGGAAGAGATGATGGCATATGGGCTGACAGAGGAGAGGTATGGGTCAGTGAAGAGGGTTTTCGTAATGTGTGAGGAAGACGAAGTGA from Punica granatum isolate Tunisia-2019 chromosome 3, ASM765513v2, whole genome shotgun sequence includes:
- the LOC116201297 gene encoding methylesterase 10; the encoded protein is MNSNKHIVLVHGACHGAWCWYRLVNHLRSSSAGSRVTALDLGGCGTDPRQLDEVRSVSEYVQPLMDLLKSLPGDEKVVLVGHSYGGLPIALAMERFPEKVSVAVFLSAYMPSCSSPPGLVIQEYFTRNSASSFLDSKFDLDDGMQNPPTSAIFGPGYMTKKLYAGCPPEDLELAKMLIRPTRLFTEEMMAYGLTEERYGSVKRVFVMCEEDEVIFVDFQRFMIQNSPPDEVKTMKGAHHMVMLSKPRELCRCLGEIAAKYR